The following is a genomic window from Verrucosispora sp. WMMD573.
CAACCCGACCACTCCGCCGCCCGGTGGTGGCTGCACCGCCACGGTGACCCCCGGCCAGGTCTGGGGTGACCGCTACAACACCTCCGTGACGGTAAGCGGTGCCAGCACCTGGTCGGTGGTCGTCGCCATCACCCCGCCGCAGCGGATCTCCTCCACCTGGAGCGGCAGCCCCACCTGGGACAGCAGCGGCAACGTGATGACGATGCGCTCCAACGGCAGCGGCAACACGTTCGGCTTCACCACGATGATGAACGGCAACTCCAGCGCCCGACCGCAGATCAGGTCCTGCACCGCAGGCTGACCGAGTCGAGCCGGACCGGCCGTGCGGGGCAAGCCCCGCACGGCCGGTGTTCGTTCGTCGGGGCGAGGGTCGTCGCGGTGTCCGTTCGGCCGAGCCGGCAGCAGGTTGGATAGAAGAACATCATTGACCGTTACGGTTAACACTCTTTAAGATTTGGCTGCCTCGAGGAACCCAGCACCCGTACGCCACGGCCGGTCATCGGCGGCTCCACAACGACCGGCCGTGGCGGCACGGCACCCTCACCTGCCACGGGAAGGTCCTCGATGTCCTCACCACGTCCCCGGCCGCGCTCGGCCCTCGCCGCCGGTCTGCTCGCGCTGGTCACCGCTGGTGCCACGCTCGCCGTCACCCCGACCGCCGCGCAGGCGGTGGTGCTGCCGAACAACTTCAAGAGCGTGGGCTACCTGCCGTCCTGGACCGGCAACGTCAACTCGGTCCAGTACACCAAGCTCACCCACATCAACTACGCGTTCGTGCTGCCGAACAGCAACGGCACCCTGCGCGCCGTGGAGAACCCGAGCAAGCTCAGCTCGCTGGTGTCGCTGGCTCGGGCGAACAACGTCAAGGTCTCCATCGCCATCGGCGGCTGGAACGACGGCGACGACTCCGCCTTCGAGGCGCTCGCGGCCAACGCCGGCACCCGCACGACGTTCGTCAACAGCGTGGTCAGCTTCGTCAACCAGTACGGCCTCGACGGCGTCGACATGGACTGGGAGTACCCGGACCCGGGTGCCTCGGCCAACAACTTCACCCTGCTGATGCAGCAGTTGAGCAACGCACTGCGCCCACAGGGCAAGCTGCTCACCGCGGCGGTGGTGGCGGAGGGCTACTACCGCGACGGCGTGCCGACGTCGGTCTTCAACTACGTGGATTTCCTCAACATCATGGCGTACGACGGTGGTAGTCCCCACGCCAACTACGACTGGTCGATCAACGCGGTGAACGGTTGGAAGGCTCGCGGCCTGCCGGCCAGCAAGGCGATCCTCGGGGTGCCGTTCTACAGCCGGCCGGGCTACTACACGTACACCCAGTTGGTCGGCATGGACCCGGCCAACGCCAATCGGGACTGCACCACCGTCGGCGGCGCTCAGCAGTGCTACAACGGCGTACCGACGGTCAAGCGCAAGACCCAGTGGACGATGGCCAACGCCGGCGGCATGATGAACTGGGAACTGACCCAGGACACCGGTGGCGCGACGTCGCTGGTCAGTGCGATCTACGACACCGTGATGGGTGGTTCCCCGCCGCCGACCGGTCGGACCGGCCAGATCACCGGCATCGCCGGGAAGTGTGTCGACGTCGCCGCCGCGGCCACCGCCAACGGGACCGCCATCCAGCTCTACACCTGCAACGGCACCAACGCGCAGCGGTGGACCGTGGCCACCGACGGCACCCTGCGGGCCCTTGGCAAATGCCTGGACGTGACCAGCGCCGGCACCGCCA
Proteins encoded in this region:
- a CDS encoding glycosyl hydrolase family 18 protein, with protein sequence MSSPRPRPRSALAAGLLALVTAGATLAVTPTAAQAVVLPNNFKSVGYLPSWTGNVNSVQYTKLTHINYAFVLPNSNGTLRAVENPSKLSSLVSLARANNVKVSIAIGGWNDGDDSAFEALAANAGTRTTFVNSVVSFVNQYGLDGVDMDWEYPDPGASANNFTLLMQQLSNALRPQGKLLTAAVVAEGYYRDGVPTSVFNYVDFLNIMAYDGGSPHANYDWSINAVNGWKARGLPASKAILGVPFYSRPGYYTYTQLVGMDPANANRDCTTVGGAQQCYNGVPTVKRKTQWTMANAGGMMNWELTQDTGGATSLVSAIYDTVMGGSPPPTGRTGQITGIAGKCVDVAAAATANGTAIQLYTCNGTNAQRWTVATDGTLRALGKCLDVTSAGTANGTPIQLWECNGTGAQVWQAQSNGTLRNPASNRCLDATGNSSADGTRLQIWDCFGGANQVWRLPA